The proteins below come from a single Cannabis sativa cultivar Pink pepper isolate KNU-18-1 chromosome 3, ASM2916894v1, whole genome shotgun sequence genomic window:
- the LOC115710256 gene encoding probable serine/threonine-protein kinase PBL3, whose amino-acid sequence MGNCLEGRSKVDNSLSSRTSTSGTTQSAYKSSNSLRLSNLTLPTNSEKSTSGSLPTPRSEGEILSSPHLKAFTLNELKNATRNFRQDNLIGEGGFGYVYKGWIDEHTLSASRAGSGIVVAIKKLKPEGFQGHKEWLSEVNYLGQLHHPNLVKLVGYCVDGSNRLLVYEYMPKGSLENHLFRRGARPLSWAKRIRVAVDAARGLSFLHNSKEQVIYRDFKASNILLDSEFNAKLSDFGLAKSGPTGDRTHVSTQVMGTQGYAAPEYMATGRLTAKCDVYSFGVVLLELLSGRHAVDKTKVGVEQNLVDWARPYLGDRRKLFRIMDTKLEGQYPQKGAFMVAILALQCIGEAKLRPQMSEVLHALEQLSTTKQSQSPSHSRLSTGSHSPVPPRLSSSNHSPVPKSPLKHNFPSPMNKSPRGSPVPHQLKSPRGL is encoded by the exons GAACCACACAGAGTGCGTATAAAAGTAGCAATTCTTTGAGACTTTCGAATCTGACTCTTCCCACAAACAGCGAAAAATCCACATCAGGAAGTCTTCCCACTCCTAGGTCCGAAGGAGAAATATTATCATCCCCACATTTAAAAGCATTTACATTGAATGAGCTCAAGAATGCTACCCGAAATTTCCGTCAAGACAATCTTATTGGAGAAGGTGGTTTTGGTTATGTTTACAAAGGGTGGATTGATGAGCACACCCTAAGTGCTTCAAGAGCTGGAAGTGGAATTGTAGTTGCCATAAAGAAGCTTAAACCAGAAGGTTTTCAGGGCCATAAGGAATGGTTG TCGGAGGTGAATTATCTTGGTCAACTTCATCATCCAAATCTTGTTAAGCTTGTTGGATACTGTGTTGATGGGAGTAACCGGCTTCTAGTTTATGAATATATGCCTAAAGGCAGCTTGGAGAATCATCTATTTAGGA GAGGTGCCAGGCCACTCTCTTGGGCTAAAAGGATCAGAGTTGCTGTAGATGCAGCTCGAGGGCTCTCCTTCCTGCATAATTCTAAGGAGCAAGTTATCTACCGTGATTTCAAGGCATCAAACATCTTATTGGATTCA GAATTCAATGCGAAACTTTCAGACTTTGGTTTGGCGAAATCAGGGCCCACTGGTGATCGTACTCATGTTTCCACCCAAGTTATGGGTACTCAAGGCTATGCTGCACCTGAATATATGGCTACAG GTCGATTGACTGCGAAGTGCGATGTCTATAGCTTCGGGGTTGTGCTACTGGAGCTGCTATCCGGACGACATGCTGTTGACAAAACAAAAGTTGGTGTGGAGCAGAATCTAGTGGATTGGGCCAGACCCTATTTGGGTGACAGGCGAAAGTTATTCCGCATTATGGACACCAAATTAGAGGGTCAGTATCCTCAAAAAGGAGCTTTCATGGTTGCAATCCTCGCTTTACAGTGCATTGGTGAGGCCAAACTTCGGCCACAAATGTCAGAGGTTCTGCATGCTCTGGAACAGCTCTCAACTACCAAACAGTCACAAAGTCCATCTCATTCCCGCCTGTCAACTGGCAGCCATAGTCCGGTACCTCCCCGCCTGTCATCCAGCAACCACAGTCCAGTACCTAAGTCCCCACTGAAACACAATTTCCCTTCACCTATGAACAAGAGTCCTAGAGGATCCCCAGTGCCACACCAACTGAAATCACCACGGGGACTGTGA